From the uncultured Trichococcus sp. genome, one window contains:
- a CDS encoding ABC transporter substrate-binding protein: protein MKKTNMFSKLLFLSCSALLFAACGSADGATDSSTASADGDLPEKVVIATLEMPNDEGIAKAEGYFEDEMGVPIEIVQFESGKAINQAMVSGAVDFGLTGSGSAVLGIASGIPIEMIWIHETLGSVESLVAKNELNATSLEDLKGKNIGVPFASTAHYSLLRAITASGFEETDFVLIDLQPSDLFAAWQRGDIDAAYIWEPTLSELLADGNIVLHSGDVAEMGYMTANVEIVRSEFGEDYPEIVEKYIACVDKAVTLYREDPDQAIAIIAEQLNITEASAKLQMEGQNWISAEEQLDAANLGTSEAVGAMAATMYDMGQFYLDQGNITASPSEADFAEGINTTYIEAYLDSKE, encoded by the coding sequence ATGAAAAAAACCAATATGTTCTCTAAACTACTGTTCTTATCTTGCTCAGCGCTTCTGTTCGCAGCTTGCGGCAGCGCGGACGGCGCGACCGACTCTTCCACCGCTTCGGCGGATGGCGACCTTCCCGAGAAAGTCGTCATTGCGACCCTGGAAATGCCGAACGACGAAGGCATCGCGAAAGCGGAAGGCTATTTCGAGGATGAAATGGGTGTGCCGATCGAAATCGTTCAATTCGAAAGCGGAAAAGCGATCAACCAGGCCATGGTTTCCGGTGCCGTCGACTTCGGCTTGACCGGTTCGGGCTCGGCCGTATTGGGCATCGCTTCAGGCATCCCGATCGAAATGATCTGGATCCATGAGACGCTCGGCTCCGTTGAATCCTTGGTTGCCAAGAATGAACTGAACGCGACCTCCCTGGAAGACCTGAAAGGCAAGAACATCGGCGTTCCTTTCGCCAGCACCGCCCACTACAGCCTGTTGCGCGCCATCACGGCCAGCGGTTTTGAAGAGACTGATTTCGTACTGATCGATCTGCAGCCGTCCGATCTCTTTGCGGCTTGGCAGCGCGGCGACATCGACGCGGCCTACATCTGGGAGCCTACCCTCAGCGAACTTTTGGCGGACGGAAATATCGTTCTGCACAGCGGCGACGTGGCTGAAATGGGCTACATGACCGCCAACGTCGAAATCGTCCGCAGCGAATTCGGGGAGGACTATCCGGAAATCGTCGAGAAATACATCGCTTGCGTCGATAAAGCCGTAACGCTTTACCGGGAAGACCCCGATCAAGCCATCGCAATCATCGCTGAGCAATTGAACATCACCGAAGCGTCCGCCAAGCTGCAGATGGAAGGCCAAAACTGGATTTCCGCCGAGGAACAATTGGATGCAGCCAACCTGGGCACTTCCGAGGCGGTCGGCGCAATGGCCGCCACCATGTATGACATGGGCCAGTTCTACCTGGATCAGGGCAACATCACCGCATCTCCGAGCGAAGCAGATTTCGCTGAAGGCATAAACACAACGTACATCGAAGCTTATCTGGATTCGAAAGAATAG
- a CDS encoding ABC transporter ATP-binding protein, whose translation MQRTYEGINGKTVVKLEDVELVYNSEIGTVTALAQVNLDIQAGEFICVMGPSGCGKSTLLNIISGFMQPTDGQALMDGKPIEGPDWHRGVVFQTPPLYPWLTIKENVNFGLRMRNIPEQEREAITEEYLEIVGLKDFADRKPYELSGGMKQRASLAKVLVNEPGMILMDEPFGALDALTRDKMQALIRRIWMKNQSTVFFITHDVDEALSLATKVIVMSSRPGRIVKVLDTDFTYDMDGANSESARYSKQYMTMRESILNVINQKDELAV comes from the coding sequence ATGCAGAGGACTTATGAGGGAATCAACGGAAAGACAGTGGTAAAACTGGAGGATGTCGAACTGGTCTACAACAGCGAAATCGGGACCGTGACGGCCTTGGCCCAAGTCAATCTCGACATCCAAGCAGGCGAGTTCATCTGCGTAATGGGACCATCCGGCTGCGGCAAGAGCACGCTCCTGAACATCATCTCGGGCTTCATGCAGCCGACGGACGGGCAAGCGCTGATGGACGGCAAACCGATCGAAGGGCCGGATTGGCACAGGGGGGTCGTCTTCCAGACGCCACCGCTCTATCCGTGGCTGACGATCAAGGAGAACGTCAACTTCGGCCTGCGCATGCGCAACATCCCGGAACAGGAACGCGAGGCGATCACGGAGGAATACCTGGAAATCGTCGGACTCAAGGATTTCGCCGACCGGAAACCGTATGAGCTTTCCGGCGGGATGAAGCAACGCGCTTCGTTGGCCAAAGTGTTGGTCAACGAACCGGGCATGATCCTGATGGATGAACCGTTCGGCGCGCTCGATGCCTTGACCCGCGACAAGATGCAGGCGCTGATCCGCCGCATTTGGATGAAGAACCAGAGCACCGTCTTCTTCATCACCCATGACGTGGACGAGGCGTTATCGCTGGCGACGAAAGTCATCGTCATGTCCAGCCGCCCCGGCCGCATCGTCAAGGTGCTCGACACCGACTTCACCTACGACATGGACGGCGCCAACAGCGAAAGCGCCCGCTACTCAAAGCAATACATGACGATGCGCGAATCGATCCTGAACGTCATCAACCAAAAAGACGAGCTGGCTGTGTAG
- a CDS encoding iron-containing alcohol dehydrogenase family protein translates to MDWNYQQPVKIIFGNGKISALKEVIAELGETDGILICSRSFRKSGLADRIIEEADGLLTAVYSDVSPNPEVSEVDACAELMREQGSKFVVALGGGSVMDLAKAAATIATVDESISLYHGTGKALPETFLPLIAVPTTSGTGSEVTSVAVLSDHATGKKAPILSPNFFPAYAVVDPELTYTCPPTVTACSGIDVLCQAIEGYWSVNHQPICDALAIHAAKLVFEHLPIAYANPTDATAREKMAEASVIAGLAFALPKTTSSHAVSYPLTNLYGIPHGEACGLTIDYFAKVNALLETDGRVAAFAKALGFADAVEMADSITALKKQIGLRTDLVDLNLSDAQIDELVQLSHHPNLENNPVKITDDILYDLFGTLSKKEMYVEQP, encoded by the coding sequence ATGGATTGGAATTATCAACAACCAGTGAAAATCATCTTCGGAAACGGAAAAATTTCCGCCTTGAAGGAAGTCATCGCAGAGTTAGGGGAGACGGACGGTATCCTGATCTGTTCGCGTTCCTTCCGAAAATCCGGCCTGGCCGACAGGATCATCGAGGAAGCGGATGGTCTGCTGACCGCCGTCTACAGCGACGTTTCGCCAAATCCAGAGGTGAGCGAAGTCGATGCCTGCGCCGAGCTGATGCGCGAGCAGGGCTCCAAATTTGTGGTCGCGCTGGGCGGCGGAAGCGTGATGGATCTCGCCAAAGCTGCCGCGACGATTGCCACGGTGGACGAGTCGATCAGTCTCTACCACGGCACCGGCAAAGCTTTGCCGGAAACATTCCTGCCTTTGATCGCCGTACCGACGACTTCCGGAACCGGCAGCGAAGTCACAAGTGTCGCGGTCCTTTCCGACCACGCAACCGGCAAAAAAGCGCCGATCCTGTCGCCGAACTTTTTCCCGGCCTACGCCGTCGTTGATCCGGAATTGACCTATACTTGTCCGCCGACCGTGACCGCCTGCTCCGGGATCGATGTCCTTTGCCAAGCAATCGAAGGGTATTGGAGCGTGAACCACCAGCCGATCTGCGACGCGCTCGCGATCCATGCCGCGAAATTGGTTTTTGAGCACCTGCCGATCGCCTATGCAAACCCGACCGACGCCACGGCGCGCGAAAAGATGGCCGAAGCTTCCGTCATCGCCGGCCTGGCTTTCGCGCTGCCGAAGACGACTTCCTCGCACGCCGTCTCTTATCCGCTGACCAATCTCTACGGTATCCCGCACGGTGAAGCCTGCGGATTGACGATCGATTACTTCGCCAAAGTGAATGCCCTGCTGGAAACGGATGGCCGCGTGGCCGCCTTCGCCAAAGCTCTAGGTTTCGCCGATGCAGTTGAGATGGCCGACTCCATCACAGCGCTGAAAAAACAGATCGGCTTGCGGACGGATCTTGTGGATTTGAACTTGTCCGATGCCCAGATCGATGAATTAGTGCAGCTTTCCCATCATCCCAATCTCGAGAATAATCCAGTCAAGATCACGGACGACATCCTCTATGATCTGTTCGGGACGTTGAGCAAGAAAGAGATGTATGTGGAGCAGCCGTAA
- a CDS encoding ATP-binding cassette domain-containing protein — protein MAFLEVNNLNKYYPITDSERFHALKDVQLSFEKGELVSIIGESGSGKSTLMNLLGGLDSQFDGEILVDGENIGQFKEKEMVAFHKEKIGFIFQSFNLVPHLSILDNVTLAMTLSNIDSKTRKARAKEVLEQLGLKDHYHKKPNQLSGGQKQRVAIARALVNDPDIIIADEPTGALDSQTSDQVLDIIQDIAKTGKLVIMVTHSERVASRSTRIVTIDDGKIINDEKRPPLQFHDNAFQIKAKQENKNLSFFAAIRMALLNMKEKLSRNILIALGGSIGIMSIILMLALGKGVNDYLTDTMNENVNPIISEARMTKETQYDSSASVETVAEAAPAQPSGMGGGGGIGGTLIADNPAAQLSKNIPFEEANIAELEAIPHVEKLELSYASFSMGSDTVVYEGENYPFMNFGTTSANMTDSNILYGEFPEQDEVLITEEMADGMAGTPEDMIGNEVEVKLSVNGNPLIGTYTVSGIYTAGNAIGPAGAFDSVFMTMDTFADMNAENGLTVEPNVAYLFADETSNSQDIKDAINGLGYAGSSTDTLAKTFTKLLDIFTYILAGVAGISLFVSAIMILTVLYISVVERTQEIGVIKAIGGRNKDIRRIFVSESFLIGLFSGLLGVGIAALLSTIGNVAVERIFGTTILHMTPTYALLGILASVIISVIAGVFPANKAAKLDPIEALRHD, from the coding sequence ATGGCATTTTTGGAAGTAAACAATTTGAACAAATATTATCCGATCACCGACAGCGAACGTTTCCACGCATTGAAGGACGTCCAGTTGTCTTTCGAAAAAGGTGAATTGGTTTCGATCATCGGTGAATCCGGCAGCGGCAAGTCGACGCTGATGAACTTGTTGGGCGGCTTGGATTCGCAATTCGACGGTGAAATACTGGTGGACGGCGAGAATATCGGCCAGTTCAAGGAAAAGGAAATGGTCGCTTTCCACAAAGAGAAAATCGGCTTCATCTTCCAAAGTTTCAATCTCGTCCCTCACCTTTCCATTTTGGACAACGTCACCTTGGCGATGACGCTTTCGAACATCGACAGCAAAACCCGAAAAGCCCGCGCCAAAGAGGTGCTCGAGCAACTGGGTCTGAAAGACCATTACCACAAGAAACCGAACCAATTATCCGGCGGGCAAAAACAACGTGTTGCGATTGCGCGGGCCTTGGTCAACGATCCCGACATCATCATCGCCGACGAACCTACCGGGGCGCTCGATTCCCAGACGTCGGATCAAGTGCTGGACATCATCCAGGACATCGCGAAAACCGGCAAGCTGGTCATCATGGTCACCCACTCGGAGCGCGTCGCTTCCCGTTCCACCCGCATCGTGACGATCGATGACGGCAAAATCATCAATGACGAAAAACGCCCGCCGCTGCAGTTCCACGACAACGCCTTCCAAATAAAGGCAAAGCAGGAAAACAAAAACCTTAGTTTCTTCGCGGCCATCCGCATGGCCCTGCTGAACATGAAAGAAAAATTGAGCCGCAACATCCTGATCGCGTTGGGCGGGAGCATCGGCATCATGAGCATCATCCTGATGCTGGCACTCGGCAAAGGCGTCAACGACTACCTGACAGACACGATGAACGAAAACGTCAATCCGATCATCAGTGAAGCGCGGATGACCAAGGAGACGCAATATGACAGCTCCGCTAGCGTCGAAACCGTCGCAGAAGCAGCACCGGCGCAACCGAGTGGCATGGGCGGCGGTGGCGGAATCGGTGGCACGCTGATCGCCGATAATCCGGCTGCCCAGCTTTCGAAGAACATCCCGTTTGAAGAGGCGAACATCGCTGAACTGGAAGCCATTCCGCATGTCGAAAAGCTGGAATTATCCTACGCTTCCTTCTCAATGGGCAGCGATACGGTCGTTTATGAAGGCGAAAATTATCCGTTCATGAACTTCGGCACGACTTCGGCGAACATGACCGACTCCAACATTCTGTACGGCGAGTTCCCGGAACAGGATGAAGTCCTGATCACCGAGGAAATGGCCGATGGGATGGCCGGCACCCCGGAGGATATGATCGGCAACGAAGTCGAAGTCAAGCTTTCCGTCAACGGCAATCCTTTGATCGGCACCTACACGGTCAGCGGCATCTACACAGCTGGAAACGCGATCGGCCCTGCCGGCGCTTTCGACTCGGTCTTCATGACGATGGACACTTTCGCGGACATGAACGCGGAAAACGGCTTGACCGTGGAACCGAATGTCGCGTATCTTTTCGCGGATGAAACAAGCAATTCCCAAGACATCAAAGATGCGATCAACGGATTGGGTTATGCGGGCTCTTCCACAGACACGCTGGCAAAAACCTTCACGAAATTGCTGGATATCTTCACCTATATCCTAGCCGGTGTGGCCGGCATTTCCTTGTTCGTATCGGCCATCATGATCCTGACAGTCCTTTACATCAGCGTCGTTGAGCGGACGCAGGAAATCGGCGTCATCAAAGCGATCGGTGGGCGCAACAAAGACATCCGCCGCATCTTCGTCTCTGAATCCTTCCTGATCGGCTTGTTCAGCGGCCTGCTCGGAGTCGGCATTGCGGCTCTCCTTTCCACAATCGGCAACGTGGCGGTCGAGCGCATCTTCGGGACGACCATCCTGCACATGACTCCGACCTATGCCTTGTTGGGCATTCTGGCCAGCGTCATCATCAGTGTCATCGCCGGTGTCTTCCCTGCCAACAAAGCCGCCAAGCTCGATCCGATCGAAGCTTTGCGTCATGACTAA